In a single window of the Candidatus Poribacteria bacterium genome:
- a CDS encoding phytanoyl-CoA dioxygenase family protein: MQVDRQQFREEGYNILRSVVPRAELEPLRRSIEHMVSRRKEFSAQRRFPTDPQGGDWERSAQPRLKFDTDCDEESGSAIEFLLHENTLGVSQQLMEAEHVVPHQFACICSGSHDAGPMRWHRDIGPGEPAPLRGMISNMEHHGPSYLQWNIALYDDSVFWIVPRSHRRVNTEAEHRQLAENPSVPLPGGMPVELNAGDGVVYTHLLLHWGSYYSSKMRRTLHPGYRPFGFAALPNVHWRHWEPGFYHYLSNTAREQFEAWDALFFQEFDRIAAIFHAIINGDANRFCAELAALHPSPHERMVSIVMLSKLAGKLYDLKHTTANPSTLWGNGRDIIYLGNHFTSERATELCGRFQPLDEKLKLPEDTYQPGFQRMSDYNPNDMPTGFSVEDFINSWATESITVDS, translated from the coding sequence ATGCAAGTCGATCGACAACAGTTCAGAGAAGAGGGGTACAACATACTGCGATCTGTCGTGCCGAGGGCAGAACTCGAACCGTTGCGCCGCAGTATCGAACACATGGTCAGTCGGAGAAAAGAATTTTCTGCACAACGCCGTTTCCCTACCGATCCACAAGGCGGTGATTGGGAGCGTTCTGCTCAACCGCGCTTGAAATTTGACACCGACTGTGATGAGGAATCTGGCTCGGCAATCGAATTTCTGCTTCATGAAAATACGCTCGGCGTTAGCCAGCAGCTGATGGAAGCAGAACACGTCGTGCCTCACCAATTCGCCTGCATCTGTAGTGGGAGTCACGATGCGGGTCCGATGCGTTGGCATCGGGACATTGGTCCTGGTGAACCGGCTCCACTGCGTGGGATGATTTCAAACATGGAACACCACGGACCGAGTTATCTTCAGTGGAATATTGCCTTGTATGACGACAGTGTCTTCTGGATTGTCCCGCGCAGCCACCGTCGGGTTAATACCGAGGCAGAGCATAGACAACTCGCAGAAAATCCGTCTGTTCCATTGCCCGGTGGAATGCCAGTTGAACTGAATGCTGGAGACGGCGTCGTATACACGCATCTATTGCTGCACTGGGGTAGTTATTACAGTAGCAAGATGCGGCGCACACTTCACCCGGGTTACCGTCCATTCGGATTTGCGGCTTTACCCAATGTCCATTGGCGGCACTGGGAACCGGGATTCTATCATTATCTCTCAAATACAGCACGCGAACAGTTTGAGGCATGGGACGCGCTCTTTTTTCAGGAGTTTGATCGAATAGCCGCTATCTTCCATGCCATCATTAACGGAGACGCGAACAGATTCTGTGCTGAACTGGCGGCATTGCATCCCTCACCACATGAACGGATGGTCAGTATCGTCATGCTCTCAAAACTGGCGGGGAAATTGTATGATTTGAAGCACACAACTGCGAATCCTTCCACCCTATGGGGGAACGGTCGGGACATCATCTATCTTGGAAATCACTTTACGTCCGAGCGGGCAACCGAACTGTGTGGGCGATTCCAGCCACTTGATGAAAAATTGAAACTTCCGGAAGATACATATCAGCCCGGCTTCCAACGAATGTCTGACTATAATCCAAACGATATGCCCACGGGTTTCAGCGTCGAAGATTTTATTAATAGTTGGGCAACTGAATCAATTACTGTTGATTCTTAA
- a CDS encoding phytanoyl-CoA dioxygenase family protein, whose translation MLSEQQIKHFHTLGFLIFRQVFSQDELNTIHEEFEGAMASAYSHVPFDGTHRHWLPMMGPETPFFSDLPEDSRFCKVAEQLYGDDVFFVVSDANRYVGNTNWHPDHNVDPTKDCYGVKFAYYLEPVDAESGALRLIPGSHKNPLHNDLRENLNELGLEICDVPGYVCKSEPGDVVAFDMRCWHASWGGNDDRRMCTIVYYNNPKTPVEDAATRDRARSNAKSPEHFNRPSEPLYDPRWVANPSGSEKRQQWIDRLRELGFLDTV comes from the coding sequence ATGCTCTCAGAACAGCAAATCAAGCATTTCCACACTTTGGGATTCCTCATTTTTCGGCAGGTGTTCAGCCAAGACGAGTTGAACACTATACACGAGGAGTTTGAAGGGGCGATGGCGTCTGCATACAGTCATGTCCCCTTTGATGGAACGCACCGACATTGGCTGCCGATGATGGGACCCGAAACACCATTTTTCTCGGATTTGCCGGAGGACTCACGGTTCTGCAAGGTGGCAGAGCAACTATACGGCGACGATGTCTTTTTCGTTGTTTCGGATGCGAACCGTTATGTAGGCAATACAAATTGGCATCCCGACCATAACGTCGATCCAACCAAGGATTGCTACGGGGTGAAGTTCGCATATTATCTCGAACCTGTTGACGCGGAAAGCGGGGCGTTACGGTTGATTCCCGGCTCTCACAAAAATCCGCTGCACAACGATCTACGGGAGAATTTGAACGAGTTGGGACTGGAGATTTGTGACGTTCCGGGTTATGTTTGCAAATCGGAACCCGGCGATGTGGTCGCTTTCGATATGCGGTGTTGGCATGCCAGTTGGGGTGGCAATGATGACCGTCGAATGTGCACTATAGTTTACTATAACAATCCGAAAACGCCAGTAGAAGATGCTGCTACACGCGACCGCGCGCGTAGCAATGCGAAGAGTCCCGAACACTTTAATCGACCGAGCGAGCCGCTCTACGATCCGCGCTGGGTCGCAAATCCATCGGGCAGTGAAAAACGGCAGCAATGGATTGATCGGTTACGTGAGTTGGGATTTTTGGATACGGTTTAA